One segment of Ascochyta rabiei chromosome 7, complete sequence DNA contains the following:
- a CDS encoding Methylamine--glutamate N-methyltransferase codes for MTSTDAAMAESQAKTIDAAPEVGQNISHEGKEYTTIKEGLAHILVPHDTPTSTDPRMSKEDTQKQQVFYNPIQQFNRDLSVLAIKTFGLDSIQRKQDRRAKQLKRGPKKHKGQGKGAVEEETAAGDEEATLKRKLAEGEADDSAAPAKKQKLAGNGDTAEVAEAAPAHDGQEATSKGPTPWRAPFTILDALSATGLRALRYAKEIPFATSITSNDMSKSAVESIKLNVKHNKLEDTIKPNRGNAIAYMYSYCDQKGYDVIDLDPYGTAAPFIDSAIQAIDDDGLLCVTCTDSAIFASHGYLEKTYSQYGGLPFKGESCHEGGLRLVLHAIASSAARYGMAIEPLLSLSIDYYLRVFVRVRKAPNDVKLLAGKTMLVYSCDNGCGAWTTQFLARNKVTKNKNGDPFYKHGFAAGPSADEHCRHCGTKTHVVGPMYGGPLHNVGFIERVLAQLNEVDRETYPTMDRIEGMLRTAMEEITFGVKPKKENRAQVLDPLVPKSDPAKVDHHPFFFIPSSVSRVVHCSAPPTAALRGALRHAGFRVTMSHCKPGSIKTDASWTDIWHVMTEWIRQKAPLANPLKEHTAGRAIMSKPVLHAEERNGAGEDVTSVAESTAQHGESADVEMGDTERTWRASYLGTKFPVKFDETLGRDADRGKYVRYQLAPRENWGPMSRAK; via the coding sequence ATGACATCCACCGACGCTGCCATGGCTGAGTCACAAGCCAAGACGATTGACGCAGCACCTGAAGTAGGGCAGAACATCAGCCACGAGGGGAAAGAGTACACTACGATCAAGGAGGGACTGGCGCACATCCTCGTACCCCACGACACACCTACATCGACCGACCCACGCATGTCCAAGGAAGACACACAGAAGCAGCAGGTCTTCTACAACCCCATTCAGCAGTTTAACCGCGACCTGAGCGTGCTTGCGATCAAAACATTTGGGCTCGATTCGATACAGAGGAAGCAGGATAGACGTGCGAAACAGTTGAAGAGAGGGCCCAAGAAGCACAAGGGCCAAGGGAAAGGCGCAGTGGAGGAGGAGACGGCAGCTGGAGACGAGGAGGCCACCTTGAAGCGCAAGCTGGCAGAAGGCGAGGCAGACGACAGCGCTGCGCCTGCAAAGAAGCAAAAGCTCGCAGGGAATGGAGACACGGCAGAAGTGGCCGAGGCAGCACCAGCGCACGACGGGCAAGAAGCTACTTCAAAAGGACCCACACCGTGGAGAGCACCGTTTACCATACTCGACGCTCTCTCTGCAACTGGTCTGAGAGCTTTGCGTTATGCGAAAGAGATTCCTTTCGCGACATCCATCACGTCCAACGACATGTCGAAGAGTGCCGTGGAATCGATCAAGCTCAACGTAAAGCACAACAAGCTGGAAGACACCATCAAGCCCAACAGGGGTAACGCCATAGCGTACATGTACAGCTACTGCGACCAGAAGGGCTACGACGTGATTGACCTGGACCCGTACGGCACAGCAGCACCTTTCATCGACTCGGCCATCCAGGCgatcgacgacgacggctTGCTTTGCGTCACCTGTACAGATTCCGCCATCTTCGCGTCACATGGCTACCTAGAGAAGACGTATTCGCAATATGGCGGCCTACCCTTCAAGGGCGAGTCCTGCCACGAGGGAGGTCTGCGGCTGGTTCTTCATGCTATTGCATCGTCAGCTGCACGCTATGGTATGGCGATAGAGCCTTTGCTGTCTCTCTCCATTGACTACTACCTCCGAGTGTTTGTACGAGTGCGCAAAGCTCCCAACGACGTGAAGCTCCTCGCTGGCAAGACGATGCTTGTTTACTCTTGTGACAACGGCTGCGGCGCGTGGACAACGCAGTTCCTCGCGCGTAACAAGGTCACAAAGAACAAGAACGGCGACCCATTCTACAAGCATGGGTTCGCCGCAGGTCCTTCGGCAGATGAGCACTGCAGACACTGCGGGACGAAGACGCACGTTGTCGGACCCATGTACGGTGGTCCCCTGCACAATGTAGGATTCATCGAGAGAGTGCTCGCGCAGCTGAACGAGGTTGATCGCGAGACGTACCCTACCATGGACAGGATAGAGGGTATGCTTCGCACAGCTATGGAGGAGATCACGTTCGGGGTCAAGCCAAAGAAGGAGAACAGAGCGCAGGTCCTTGACCCTCTCGTTCCCAAGTCTGACCCTGCGAAGGTGGATCACCACCCGTTCTTCTTCATCCCCAGCTCGGTCTCCCGGGTCGTGCACTGCTCTGCGCCACCGACTGCAGCCCTGCGCGGCGCGCTCCGACACGCTGGCTTCCGGGTGACAATGAGCCACTGCAAGCCTGGGTCGATCAAGACGGATGCGTCTTGGACAGACATCTGGCACGTTATGACAGAATGGATCCGCCAGAAAGCGCCCCTCGCGAATCCTCTCAAGGAGCACACTGCAGGCCGCGCAATCATGTCGAAACCGGTGCTGCATGCTGAGGAGCGCAACGGCGCAGGGGAGGACGTCACCAGCGTGGCAGAGTCGACGGCGCAGCATGGGGAAAGCGCTGATGTCGAGATGGGAGACACAGAGAGGACTTGGCGAGCCTCGTACTTGGGCACGAAGTTCCCAGTCAAGTTTGACGAGACGCTGGGCAGAGATGCCGACAGAGGCAAGTACGTCCGCTATCAGCTTGCACCGCGAGAGAACTGGGGCCCCATGTCGCGGGCAAAGTGA